The sequence below is a genomic window from Photobacterium atrarenae.
GCGCCATGATTTCAACACCCATTTGTGGCGCGGCGACATCGATTTCGATCTCTTTGTCATCCAGCTTGCCTTCGCGCAGCTTTTTGCGGAAGGACTGGCGGGTCGATGAGCTGTGGTCTGCTTCTTCGTTCTGGCCCCAGGCATCACGGGCCGGTGGCAGCAGCACGTCCAGGATCCGATCTTCGGCCAGCTCTTCGGCGCGGAAACGAACTTTTTCCATCGCTTGCTGGTGGGTCATCTTCATCGCAACATCGGTTAGATCGCGGATGATGGTTTCGACTTCTTTGCCGACATAGCCGACTTCGGTAAATTTGGTCGCCTCAACCTTAATGAACGGCGCATTGGCCAGCTTGGCCAGGCGACGGGCGATTTCGGTTTTACCGACACCGGTCGGGCCGATCATCAGAATGTTTTTCGGGGTGACTTCTACCCGCAGCTCTTCAGGAAGCTGCATGCGGCGCCAGCGATTGCGCAGGGCGATAGCAACAGCGCGCTTGGCTTTGTCCTGACCGATGATATGGCGATCAAGCTCGTGGACGATTTCGCGAGGCGTCATCTCAGACATACGACTTCCTTACTTGCTCTCAAGTTCTTCGATGGTATGGAACTGGTTGGTGAAGACGCAGATATCACCAGCGATCTTCAGCGACTTCTCGGCAATCTCCCGGGCATCGAGATCGGTATTTTCCAGCAGTGCGGTGGCTGCGGCCTGGGCGAAGTTGCCGCCGGAGCCGATCGATATCAGATCATTTTCCGGCTGCACCACATCGCCGTTCCCGGTAATGATCAGCGAGCAAGTTTCATCGGCGACAGCCAGCAGGGCTTCCAGGCGTCGCAGCATGCGGTCGGTGCGCCAGTCTTTGGCCAGTTCGACGGCGGCTTTCATCAGGTGGCCCTGGTGCATTTCCAGCTTGCGCTCGAAACGCTCGAATAGGGTGAAGGCGTCCGCTGTACCGCCGGCAAAGCCTGCCAGTACTTTATTGTTGTATAAACGGCGCACTTTGCGAGCGTTACCTTTCATCACGGTGTTGCCCAGGGAAACCTGGCCATCACCGGCAATAACGACTTTACCGTTTCGACGTACAGATACGATTGTGGTCACGGTTTTACCTCTTTGAGTCTGTCCGGCCTGGGCCGGAATCGGTATAAAGGTATATTTGGGGGTCGGCGGTTTGGTTTTCAAGGAAGCGATACAAGAAAAGGATGCCGTGGCATCCTTTTCGGTGAGGAGGTTTATTCCCAGAACCAGATGGCGCAGGGCTCAATACCGGCGCGGCGCAGCTGGTTTCGGTCGCTTTCGGCTTTGCGTTTTTGCGGATACGGGCCGAGGATCACCCGGTACCAGCGG
It includes:
- the hslV gene encoding ATP-dependent protease subunit HslV — protein: MTTIVSVRRNGKVVIAGDGQVSLGNTVMKGNARKVRRLYNNKVLAGFAGGTADAFTLFERFERKLEMHQGHLMKAAVELAKDWRTDRMLRRLEALLAVADETCSLIITGNGDVVQPENDLISIGSGGNFAQAAATALLENTDLDAREIAEKSLKIAGDICVFTNQFHTIEELESK